A region of the Gouania willdenowi chromosome 1, fGouWil2.1, whole genome shotgun sequence genome:
TAAAAAGTAAAGTCGGAAAGATAGAAATGGCAAGGTTTGTGAGAGATGCTGATTGTTTGTAAAACGAAAAGTACAAAAAGATGAAGAGTGTGTGTGGAAATAATGTGTTGAATAGGTTTGtgattgtatttgttttaattttgtttgatGGGTCCTCTTAGTTTAAGGTACACTCCgatacagtaggtggcggtaatgcacctgCAACTCAAAGTGTCACTcgccaaaaaaaagaagaaaaaaagaaaacgcttTTGAACTACATCCGGGTCAACACAGCACGTGACCTTACATTGTAACCCTCTGTGTTGACATTAGTCACACTTTTACTAATGCTTCTTTGCTTTCTGTATCAAGTTGTCCCGCTATTCGCCAGTCATGGTGAGATGATTTTATATCTCGATGTATCGCTTCACTAAGTTTTATCAACAAAGCTctagaaatatataaatacgGTTTAATTAGCCTTTAGCCACACGAGCTAGTTGCTTAACCTTACTGAAAGGTAAACCAGGACAATATGATGATGGGAAAGCAAGTTCCTTCCAGGCTGCCTATAAAATGATTAGTTTGATGTAGTTGATTTAATTCATactcaaaatatgaaaatgtatCATGTCTTTATAGCAGTTATTTGATTCCACCTACGACTGGATAACACTGCAGTCATTgaaaacctaaaataaaaaataaatagtgaaataaAACGGGGATTGATTTCGGGTGAAAAAGTCAGACGGAGAGCGAGAAGGGTCAAAACTAATATGCGCGCCATTAATCAGTGCGATAAATCTGATTATCAAGtgttttgaaaaacattttttttaatgtgtaacaCGTTAGATATAACTCACTTGATACCACTGTAATTGCAATTCTCTGTGGTTAAATGAGGTGTTGTAGAGCAAGGGTGCCGAATTTATGTAAAGAGgccagattatttatttatttattaatatttcaatGTACAAAACTCTTGATGGTAGATTTACTTGAGTGTTTCCATCCTATAATGTGCAGTCACATTTCAATAAGcaggaacacacaaaacacaacaaaaaagaaacaaaacaaggcCACTGAGGCCAGTTTAATCTGAGTTGGGTCTGACCACagtgatacatttttattggaTAAATAAGtgcacttttcctttttttatattttttcttcagAGATGTGAATTAGTAATTACAGATCTAAGAGAATCATCTAAAGCTCACTCAACAATCAACAAACGTGgagcatacttaaaaaaaaacaaaaaaaaaaaaccattttctttttaatgtgtacAAATATTTGAGCAGCTTCAGAGGTCAGGGAGTGATTTAATAGTACATAAGTACAAGTTAAACTCTtcctgatatgaaacatttaactgaaacattaaaaaaaaaaaaaaaaaaaaaagagccattATTCATTTTAATCCAATATAATAgttttgtcaatattttttgtatgaattcaataaaaaataaaaaaaaatcaaattgagctgattattttaattgtttggatttactcaaatgtttgtttgaaaataaaagCTGAGCATACGTAGGTTTTCCTTTAGTCACATGTAATTCATGTTAAATGTGTTTACTAAGTTGATAACCATTTCTCTACGGTTTTTCATTCCACAGATCAGGTCAGTGCTGCTGCTCAGAGCGGCTTCTCGGACGAGCACCAGAAGCTTGTGTTTGTTATCAGGCAGGAAACCAGCTGTCGTACAGCCTCAGTCAGCTGCATGTCTCTCTGTGAACCAGCAGTGCTTCCACCATCCTCTGGTTCCTAAAACCAAACCCCTAGTCCGATACCATGACGTGACTGCACAGAAGTTCACTATGATTTACACGTTTCCACACATCAAGCTGCTCAGAGCCGTTTCCAGGCTCAAACTCCTCCAAACTGCCATCACCATTATCATTTTGCCCCCCGTGTTCGTCCTGTACTTCCAGGGGTCCGTCCCTCTCTTCTTTGTCACCTACTCGACGGGGATCGCCATGTTTGCTGGTGTCATGTTGTACACGATCAGCCATTTCGTCAGGAGGGTTGTGGGAATGATGTACCTGGACCCATCCCAGACTACTCTCAAAGTGTCACACCTCACTTTCTGGGGGAAGCGCCATGATATCTTCCTTCCTGTTTCAGATGTTATGACACTGAGTGACACAGGCGACGCCCTCAGTGAAGTCATAATAAAACTGAAGAGGTACAGCAGCTCAGAGACACTGTATTTCTCCACTCATTATGGACGTGTGGTGGACATGGAGGGGTTTCAAAAAGTATTTGGAAGTTTAAagtgattatttttattgtattaagcTTTCATTTAACAAAAAGGTTTATCGTTATAATCAAAgagtacacaaaaagaaaatctaCGTGTTAACAAAtggttaaataaagaaatacttGCAAATTGCCTGGACAATGGCTTTGTCAGTTTTTGATTTTCTATATCTctgtgcagtttgcatgttctccctcagTATGTATAAAACCAATGGTTTTTTACCACAAACAAAAGTCTCGATAGTTTTAAAACTTACTGCATAAGTATTTATGCTTTTGGGGGTCAGTTTGGTGGATTAAAACTAAGCATGTGTTTAAATTGATTATGGCCTTGTATCATTGTATATTGTGCTACTTGGTTTTATATGCCCTCTACATAGAGCTCATAATAGTGTACAGGCATTTATTACTGTGGTTAGAAATGGTTTACAGGCCATCATAAACTCCAATAAGTGGCCACAGCTTAAAAGACTTCTCATTGCCTAATATCACCCACTTATGACGTTATTTGCATAATTTAAAATTTCACATTTATAATGAAAAATGTCTCATAAAACtcaaactgaatttttttaacAGGTtaatatagcacatttcatacatgGGGAGACTCGATGTGCTTTACATAATTATAAGAACAACATTTAGACAAAAATTAGAGAATTCaagatttttaaaatcaatgtcaattttattcatttagatGTTTTTCCACTAATGAGACTATTTATTTTGGACAGATATACATTCACAAATGAATTATAAGGCATATTTATGTAACATTTGGGTAATAGTAAAGCAAAATTAGAACCAGCCAAAgcgtatttttatgtttttagatAATCAAGTATTGTAGAATTACCCGAGTGTCTGTCTTGGATGAAATTCAGTTAACTGAAAGTTTTCCTTTCCAAATTTAAAATGTGTCTATTCTACACTAAATTAATGACAACCAACACCTTGCAACGGTAAATGTGCAGAGAAAGTACAAGTttaaaaaagcaagaaaaaaaaacacatgtagaGTGTGATGTGACAACTTTTATCACCTGAAAATAAAGGGAACTTGAATCATTTTGGTTATAGTTGTAAGGTTCACGTTTACCAAGACGCTAAATAATTGTTTACAGCACATAATTAAACACGTGTTACTGTCAGAGTGAATACAGTACATGGATGTACAACTGAAATATTCATTATTGCTAACAAAATACTGTATTCACACTGCATACATGTATTTGCATTATAAAACATTGTGCATACTGTTATCTGCTGTCTCAGAAGcataaagaagagaaaaataaacaaataaatacctaAAAATGCAGCCATTGGTTTTCATATTGCATCAACTGCAAATGTCATCAGATGAACATCCAGTTTCTGATGTATTTAGGAGGTTGTAGTTTTATATTCCACTGTGATCATATTTGAAGTGTCACACAAAGTACCAGGAAGCGCAACCAGCGAGGACGGCGATGCATGTGGCCAGAGCCACCTGACATGGTGGGTGTCTGAGGAGCATCATCAGTAAATTACAGGCATGGGTGGGGTTCCCACTGGCAGCTGTAAAGAAGAGAGGACTACAGTGAAGTGCCATTGATGAGAAAATTCGTCAATTGGTTTTTTCACGGAAGTTGCTAGGATACACTATGACGGAGTTCTACTGTGAATATAAGGCTTCTctgttgatgtagtgaccaactggtgccctaaAGGTGggagcagtgcacctttagacgatagattagccactgatgctaccattagcttcggagggagaagcaggaacgagggagattatggcgctatgaagtgatattgtgaagtatccagcagctcacagctccacatactaaaacaggacatgtgtggacctgagtggattatttaTAATGTTATGTCAGTGTGATTGATGGGGGAGCAGATACAAATTACAGTAAGCACAACATTCAACTGTAAGCAAATAATATTTTGCCATTAAAAGGCTTGTctcagtgttattttttttagaaggaaaccaatgttcagatgttgtAGTTTtcaatgaagcaaaaaaattgcttcaaagtcaccgaaagattttttttgtagaaaaagcctgttttctcagcttttcgctctgaaactggcgatttgtgagggggtagaaattctgaaaatgactGGCACTGAATGAGGTTAATACAGTGGATTTTGGTCGAATGGattattcttttctttcttattgGAACTAGCTGTAAAACATCATACATTAAGTAGGACCGAATGCTAGTTTCTTACCCATTTTTGCTGCATAGTACGGACACTTGTTGATATCATCTCTCTCCATAATCTCTGCATGACTGTGTCCAGGACCTGCATCTTGGATATCTTCTTTAATGGTTGAACCAATTTCTTCCAGCTCAGTAAAAACCTGTTTTCAGAAATAAcagatgtgttttaaaacatttcttcaACAGGGTACAGGTTATTTTTCTCCCTCACCATCATGTTGAATCCAAACGCCCGGTTCGACTCATCAACAATCCTCTGTCTCATCTCTACGTCTAGTTCCAGCTCGTTCATCCTGCTACGGTACAGCTGCTTGAAGCCGCTGTGGTTGTGGATGCCCTCAAACTGGTAGAAGTTGAGACCCTCTCCTGTGGTGGGGAGCTTCAGAGCCCTCTGAGCCACTTTTTTGAGGATCTGCCCACCTGAGAGGTCACCCATGTAGCGGGTGTAGGAGTGGGCCACCAGCAGCAGAGGGTCCGTCTCACCCACCTCGTGGATCCGGTCCACGTATGGCTTCGTCCCGGCAGTCAGGCTGATCTGCCAAAGATCACACAAATATAAAGACCCCGTTTGTTGGGAACACCCAaacaagtttgggaaccactggtctcaAGCATGATGTTGGATCAAACCGCGGCCTCTCCTCATTCTCTAGTGAAATCTTTGTAATATTTATCTTACACAGACATGCTCTTCACTCACCTCAGAATCCCAGTTCTCTCCATAAAAATACTCAAGGTCTCGGGCCAGCGCGTCACGGCGGTGCAGCTCTGTGGGGAAATAGATGGGAGCGATGTGGGGATGGTCTCTGTTCTTCTCTATCTCCTCCTCCATGGCTGAGTAGACAAAATACAGGGCAGCGGTACCTCTCTgacaatacagaaaaaagaTAATGAGAATTAATCCAGTTTAGTCTGTGGATACGATCACACTTGGACAGTTtggaaacactttaaaaaaaaaaaaaaaaaactttaataacATTTGATTGATTATACGTTATAACAACATGAATATCAGCTTCAGTTTGTGGGAAACAGTATCtgagttcaattcaactttatttatatagcgcagaatacaacaaagtcatctcaaagcgcttaacaacaTAAAATTCAGATCTagatctacatgaacaagcatttagcgacagtgggaagaaaaaactcccttattttgtttttaaaacaggaagaaatctcagGTTCAGAGTTGCTCTCAAACTTTACTCTGTCTACGTTTTTTCTCCACTGCATGGTATATTTGTTtcgtttatttagttttcagtAAATATTTGTTGGGATGACAATAGCGTGTCTTTCCTGCTTCCATATTATGAATTATAGGTGTTGAATGAGCAAAAAcactgcagattttttttattttatttcaatttgcTAGAATTGTTGTGGAAAAAACATGAAGTTCCCCTTTAAATGCCATGTCTtaatttgtctctttttgtgttCAATGCATTTGtctcaaatacaaaaaagattatttactttattttgttttttggaataaaacaataaaccaaaaaaagatAAACTAGAATActttcatttcctgaagaaaatgcaagtgaggatgcaggtccTGGCCCGCGTCAttaaacactgcattagcattagccgagcattaCCATTTGCCTgatattaacattagcattaacctatcattGAACTAGCAttgctagcattagcgttaacctagcattaacattaactagcattagcttagcattaacattacttTGAACCTTATTGTaaatatgatatataatatttgattgattgatttgattgattgaacattagctagcattaacattagctagcattaacattagctagcattaacattagcttgcattagcctagcagaaacattagcaataacatagcattagcctaacattaagctagcattagcattagcctaacattaaactagcatttgctagcattagcataacattaacattagctagcattagcctaacattaaactagcatttgctagcattagcataacattaacattagctagcattagcctaacattaaactagcatttgctagcattagcataacattaacattagctagcattagcattagcctaacattaaactagcatttgctagcattagcataacattaacattagctagcattagcctaccatTAATATTCGCTAACAtgaacattaacctagcattgtcatttgttagcattaacattaactaacattaacctagctatagcattagctagcattagcatttacctagcataaACCATCAGACAGCTGAATATTTTAAAAGGTGAATGCTTGAAATCCGTTAAAGAATGGCTGAACAGCAGAAGTTCAAAGTAGAAGCCGTTAAATCTTAAAACGCTGAAATTCCCAAACAAAATGAAAGGGGAAATGATGAAAGTTACAAATCACATAAGTGCAAGTAACCCTGAGctgaaatagtttttaaattacacttaAGTTTACCTTGAACAGCTCTCTTTGAATGCGCCCTCGCAGGAAGTCTTTAACAAATTGGCAGTTCTCTGCTCTGTCATGTGACTCTTTGGTTCCCTCGAACAACACCTCGGACAGATCGGTTGGACTTCATGAGACGAGCATGAAAATAGAGGAGAcgcacaaacatgaaaacacctGGAAATGATTTCTGATGAAAACAGTTCTGTTTCATACCTGAGTGCTTCAACATCACCATCGACAACAATCCTGGCTCCACCTTTAGTCACACCGTTTGATTTGGCCTCAGATATCACAGTGTTGTCCATTTTTCAGCCCAGTTTGATCAATTCAGGTCTGCTACAAAAACATTAAGTAACcattataatatataacattgtgtataaatgtgtgtgtgtgtgtgtgataaacaaAGAATCTTGAATCTTAAATATTTGATTATGAATTCATAAGTAGAGGACACCACATCATTTTCTTGCTAACAGAAAATCCTCTTCATGATTGTGGGAAATTTGACCTTTATTTACTCAGGACATGTTGGCAATTGGACTGTAAAAAAGTTTTCTATtatgaattaatttaataatttgcTTTGGTTATGATTAAACCATGAAaagttaattaaaaacaaacattattttttgttctttttgagaATACCATCACGAGGTCTAtcactttttttcccctaaaaaacaaacaaacaaaaaaaacaaacattaaaatatgaaaGTAACACTCGTCCATATCAGATACaactaattaattttttttaactgtatttctTTTAACATAGTTTGTAAATTACGTACTTTCAATGTGACATTGCAACAGAAACACAAGCATAACAACCACACAGTAAAGAGCGACACTACACACTGAACAATGACCTCTGCCTGCTacatattactttttaaaaacatgttaaatgtcACATAATGTTTCTAAAAtggtcttattttttttttttttacacgcgTATTGAACACTTTGCAGCTGTGAATTCAGCTGAAGTCAAACGCTGACATTTCAGAAAGAAAGGACGGTTACAAAACTGACTGCACGTTGTTATTATGTAAaggttttcatgtttgtttattatCACACTGTCCAAAATGTGTCAACAGACG
Encoded here:
- the tmem186 gene encoding transmembrane protein 186 — its product is MIRSVLLLRAASRTSTRSLCLLSGRKPAVVQPQSAACLSVNQQCFHHPLVPKTKPLVRYHDVTAQKFTMIYTFPHIKLLRAVSRLKLLQTAITIIILPPVFVLYFQGSVPLFFVTYSTGIAMFAGVMLYTISHFVRRVVGMMYLDPSQTTLKVSHLTFWGKRHDIFLPVSDVMTLSDTGDALSEVIIKLKRYSSSETLYFSTHYGRVVDMEGFQKVFGSLK
- the hmox2a gene encoding heme oxygenase 2a, encoding MDNTVISEAKSNGVTKGGARIVVDGDVEALSPTDLSEVLFEGTKESHDRAENCQFVKDFLRGRIQRELFKRGTAALYFVYSAMEEEIEKNRDHPHIAPIYFPTELHRRDALARDLEYFYGENWDSEISLTAGTKPYVDRIHEVGETDPLLLVAHSYTRYMGDLSGGQILKKVAQRALKLPTTGEGLNFYQFEGIHNHSGFKQLYRSRMNELELDVEMRQRIVDESNRAFGFNMMVFTELEEIGSTIKEDIQDAGPGHSHAEIMERDDINKCPYYAAKMAASGNPTHACNLLMMLLRHPPCQVALATCIAVLAGCASWYFV